The genomic region ACATGGCGCCAGGTCAGGTCGCGATAGCGCGAGGCACGGCGCATGGTGCGCGCTGAAAACCAGCGCCATGCACTGCCCGCACGCCCGGCATCGTGCCGGTCGCGCTCTGGGGCGGTCTGCCCGATATGGTGGATCGTATCAGCCATAAGATCAGGATACGGAACTTAATCGCGTTCGTCAACCGGAATCAAATTGCTGATTTTTCGTTGTTAAAATCCTTTGCGACGGTTCTGTGACTGTCATGGTTTTTAACAAAGTATGAGCGGGTAAGGTGAGCGCAAGCGAAAACCCCGCCACGGACGCTCCGCAGCGGGGTTTCAAAAGCGCCGTGTGAAGGGCGCGCTGACGGTGCGAGAACTAGGCTGCAGCGGCGGCTTCGGCTTGAATCACGCTGGCGGCGGCATTGACTACCGAGGCGATGCGCACGGCGGTCTGGATCTGGTCGGCACTGATGCCATGCTTTTTCAGCTCGGCCTCATGCGCGTCGATGCACATGCCGCAGCCATTAATGGCGGAGACGGCCAGCGACCACAGCTCGAAATCGGCTTTGTCGACGCCCGGATTGGCGATGACATTCATGCGCAGGCGCGCGGGCAGGGTCTTGTAGTCCTTGGCGGAAGCGAGATGCACGAAGCGGTAATAGACATTGTTCATGCCCATCACGGCGGCGGCGGCCTTGGCGGCGTTCACCGCTTCTGTTGAAAGCTTGCCGTCGACTTCGCCGCCGATGGCACGGATCAGCGCCGCATTGCCCGTGACCCAGGCCGAGGCCAGGAAGCAGCCATATTTCTTCTGGTCGTCCAGCGCGGTCTCGCGCGCCAGTGAGGACAGGTTCAGCCGGATATCCTTGGCGTAGTCGGGAATATGCTCTTTGAGGCTCTCAAGGCTCATGGGGAAGGCTCCGAGTTGGTATGTCGCAGATATGAAAACGGGCCGCGCCGGGAGGAGTGACGCGGCCCGCTTTGCAGGGCTCTAAAGGGGTAAAACCCTTTAGGCCGCTTTGAGTGTCTCGCCGCCGACCGCGCGGTTGCACGGGCACAGCTCGTCGGTCTGCAGCGCGTCGAGCACGCGCAGCGTGTCTTCCGGATTGCGGCCTACATTGAGATTGGTCGCATAGACGTGCTGGATCGTGTTCTCATCGTCCACGATGAAGGTGTAGCGGTAGGCCACGCCTTCGGGCGAACGGATGCCGAGCTGATCCACGAGCGAGCCGGTCGTGTCGGCAAACTGCCACTGGTTCAGCTTGTTGAGGTCGGCATGCTCGCGGCGCCAGGCCAGCTTGCAGAACTCATTGTCGGTGGAGCCGGTCAGGACCACGGCGTCACGGTCGGCAAATTCGTCATTCAGCTTGGCGAAGGCGACAATCTCGGTCGGGCACACGAAGGTGAAATCCTTCGGGTAGAAGACGATCACCTTCCACTTGCCGGGGAAGCTGGCCTGGGTCAGCGTTTCGAACGCGGACTCGCCATTTTCCTCGTGATGGTTGAAGCCCGGCTTTACGCCCGTGATTTCAAATTCGGGAAGTTTCTGGCCGATACCCAGCATGATCGTCTCCTGTCTGACTTGATAAGAATGGCAACGCCGCGTGGGCGGCGTTTGCTGCTGCAGCAAGTGCTATGCTGCGCGCGCGAAGGCAAATCGATTGTCTCTGGATCAGCGATAGGCTATCTCGATAGCCATGAGTGCAAATCTTCCCACACTGCGGCAGCTGCAATTTCTTATCGTGCTGGCCGAGCACGGCAATTTCAGCCGCGCCGCCGAGGCGGCCCACGTTACCCAGCCCACCCTGTCAGCCGGCATCAAGGAGCTGGAGCTGAGCCTTGGCACCACTCTGGTGGAGCGCGGCGCAAGGGGGGCAAGCCTGACGCCTGCAGGAGAAGCGGCTGCGGCACGCGCGCGCACCATCCTCACCGAGGCGGAAGATCTGGTTCACGCCGCCCGCGCGGCTGGCGAGCCGCTGGCCGGGCAGTTCCGCCTCGGCGTGATCCCGACCATTGCGCCCTTCCTCCTGCCGCGCGTACTGCCAGCCCTGCGTGAGGAGTTTGGCCAGCTGGAGCTGTTCCTGCGCGAGGATCTGACACCGCGCCTCGTCGATGCCCTCAAAGAGCGCCGGCTTGATGCGGCTCTGATCGCGCTGCCTTACGAGGCAGCGGGGATCGAGACGCGCTCCATCGCCATGGACGAGTTCCTGTTTGCCTGTGCGCCGGACCACAAGCTGGCGGATGCCAGTCCGCTCAGTCCGGCCATGCTGGCCGATGAATCCCTGCTCCTGCTGGAAGATGGCCATTGCCTGCGCGACCATGCGCTCAGCGTATGTTCGGCCAGCCATTCTGCTGCCGGTCCCGGTTCAGGCCGCGCGGATGCGGCGCGGTCGGACTTTGCTGCCACCAGCCTGCATACGCTGGTGCAGATGGTCAGGAGCGGGCTTGGCGCGACCCTCCTGCCGCGCCTGGCGGTCGATGGCGGGGTGGCAGACGGGCTCGGCCTTGTCATCAAGCCGTTTGATCCCCCCGTAGCGGGGCGCGAGATCGGCATGGCCTGGCGGCGCGGGTCGGCACGCGCGGACGAGGCTGCGAAACTGTCAGAGGCGGTCAAGGCGGCGCTGGCTCCTCGCTAGTCTTCATCACCTCGCAACAAAGCTGTGCGTAGCTGACGGCGGCATGCCGTCCGGGGAGATTTAACGCCATGAGCCTGATGTTGCTGGTCCTGATCGCGATTGTGCAGGGCCTGACCGAGTTTCTGCCCGTCTCGTCCTCTGCGCATCTGATCCTTGCCCCTCTGGCCTTCGGGGTAGAGCCGCAAAGCGTGCTCATCGATGTGATGGCGCATATCGGCTCGCTGCTGGCGGTCTTTGTCTATTTCAGGAAGGAGATCTGGGAGGTCATCACGGGCGTCTTCGCCTGGTTTGCCGGCCGGATGACGCCGGGCGGGCGGCTGGCGCTGCTGGTGGTGATCGCCACCCCGCCGGTGATGCTAGCAGGCGCGGTGCTCTATTTTACCGGCTGGATGGATCTGGTGCGCTCGCCTGCCGTGATCGCGGCTGCCACGCTGGTCTTCGCCCTGCCGCTCTGGCTGGCTGACAGATATGGCCCGCGCGTGAAAACCGTGGAGACGCTCACCTACAAGGATGCTGCCGTGATCGGCCTTGCCCAGGCGGTAGCGATGATCC from Glycocaulis abyssi harbors:
- a CDS encoding carboxymuconolactone decarboxylase family protein — translated: MSLESLKEHIPDYAKDIRLNLSSLARETALDDQKKYGCFLASAWVTGNAALIRAIGGEVDGKLSTEAVNAAKAAAAVMGMNNVYYRFVHLASAKDYKTLPARLRMNVIANPGVDKADFELWSLAVSAINGCGMCIDAHEAELKKHGISADQIQTAVRIASVVNAAASVIQAEAAAAA
- a CDS encoding hydrogen peroxide-inducible genes activator, which encodes MSANLPTLRQLQFLIVLAEHGNFSRAAEAAHVTQPTLSAGIKELELSLGTTLVERGARGASLTPAGEAAAARARTILTEAEDLVHAARAAGEPLAGQFRLGVIPTIAPFLLPRVLPALREEFGQLELFLREDLTPRLVDALKERRLDAALIALPYEAAGIETRSIAMDEFLFACAPDHKLADASPLSPAMLADESLLLLEDGHCLRDHALSVCSASHSAAGPGSGRADAARSDFAATSLHTLVQMVRSGLGATLLPRLAVDGGVADGLGLVIKPFDPPVAGREIGMAWRRGSARADEAAKLSEAVKAALAPR
- a CDS encoding undecaprenyl-diphosphate phosphatase, which gives rise to MSLMLLVLIAIVQGLTEFLPVSSSAHLILAPLAFGVEPQSVLIDVMAHIGSLLAVFVYFRKEIWEVITGVFAWFAGRMTPGGRLALLVVIATPPVMLAGAVLYFTGWMDLVRSPAVIAAATLVFALPLWLADRYGPRVKTVETLTYKDAAVIGLAQAVAMIPGSSRSGLMMTAARMLGAERSAAARFAMLSSIPVIAAFGLQSGIDLARGEDPGASLSDGLIAAGLSFAASLIAIHLLLKLVDRFGFLPFVIYRIALACVILAVIIWVV
- a CDS encoding peroxiredoxin; translation: MLGIGQKLPEFEITGVKPGFNHHEENGESAFETLTQASFPGKWKVIVFYPKDFTFVCPTEIVAFAKLNDEFADRDAVVLTGSTDNEFCKLAWRREHADLNKLNQWQFADTTGSLVDQLGIRSPEGVAYRYTFIVDDENTIQHVYATNLNVGRNPEDTLRVLDALQTDELCPCNRAVGGETLKAA